From Nitrospirota bacterium, the proteins below share one genomic window:
- the proC gene encoding pyrroline-5-carboxylate reductase, with amino-acid sequence MSLDKRIALIGAGNMTEALVAGMVKAGVAKPEQLYATDILPDRCTHLQSRHRIKTSRDNREASGWAQVVALCVEPQVLDDVLDQISSSINGDALVISVAAGYPIARVGAHLKPGVRIVRAMPNTPSSVLEGITALAFGAGVTQEDGDVARTIFESVGKVVVVEERLMDAVTGLSGSGPAYVFMMIEALADGGVKMGLPRSVAELLAAQTVLGAARMVIESGEHPGRLKDRVASPGGTTIAGLHRLEEGRLRATLMAAVEAAAKRSKELGTEKGEETGHKRPRAPEH; translated from the coding sequence ATGTCGCTGGACAAGCGGATCGCCCTGATCGGAGCCGGGAACATGACCGAGGCGCTGGTCGCCGGCATGGTGAAGGCCGGGGTCGCCAAGCCCGAGCAACTTTACGCCACGGACATCCTGCCGGATCGCTGCACCCACCTCCAAAGCCGGCACCGGATCAAAACCAGCCGGGACAACCGAGAGGCGTCGGGGTGGGCGCAGGTCGTGGCGTTGTGCGTTGAACCTCAAGTTTTGGACGACGTCCTCGACCAGATCAGCTCCTCTATCAACGGTGACGCCCTGGTCATTTCGGTGGCGGCCGGCTATCCGATCGCCCGGGTGGGCGCGCACCTCAAGCCAGGGGTCCGCATCGTCCGCGCCATGCCCAACACCCCCTCCAGCGTGCTGGAGGGGATCACGGCCCTCGCTTTCGGGGCCGGGGTCACCCAAGAAGACGGGGACGTCGCCCGGACGATCTTCGAGTCGGTCGGCAAGGTCGTCGTGGTGGAGGAACGGCTGATGGACGCGGTCACGGGGCTGAGCGGGAGCGGGCCGGCCTACGTCTTCATGATGATCGAGGCGTTGGCGGACGGCGGGGTGAAGATGGGGCTCCCTCGGTCCGTCGCCGAGCTCCTGGCGGCCCAGACCGTCCTGGGCGCAGCCCGCATGGTCATCGAGAGCGGGGAGCATCCAGGCCGCCTGAAGGATCGGGTCGCCTCTCCCGGCGGCACCACCATCGCCGGCCTCCACCGGCTGGAGGAGGGTCGGCTCAGGGCCACGCTCATGGCCGCGGTGGAGGCGGCAGCCAAGCGGTCCAAGGAATTGGGAACGGAGAAGGGCGAGGAAACGGGGCACAAACGCCCCCGCGCGCCAGAGCACTAA
- a CDS encoding LPP20 family lipoprotein: MTRKMAALIRFMECGLFVSLLLTLSACGGPPTWVKKGSGPMNSNDERVFYGVGSVEGIQHADSLAWEAAENRARAEMVRNLQAYTAYLMRDYAAATTAGDFSKTAEEQNIERAVKTFAAATLTGVRKVDQYKDKETGTYYVLVKMDLERAKEMLGQSKELNKQVREYVRQNAERLFDKLEKEEAKQAQK, translated from the coding sequence ATGACCCGGAAAATGGCCGCTCTGATTCGCTTCATGGAGTGCGGACTCTTCGTCTCGCTGCTCCTCACCCTCTCCGCCTGCGGAGGTCCCCCGACCTGGGTGAAGAAAGGCTCCGGCCCGATGAACTCCAACGACGAGCGGGTATTTTACGGAGTCGGCTCGGTCGAAGGCATCCAGCATGCGGATTCGCTCGCCTGGGAGGCAGCCGAGAATCGGGCCCGGGCAGAAATGGTCCGGAACCTCCAGGCCTACACCGCCTACCTGATGCGCGACTACGCCGCCGCCACGACCGCCGGCGACTTCTCGAAGACGGCCGAGGAGCAAAACATCGAGCGGGCAGTCAAAACCTTCGCCGCCGCGACGTTGACCGGCGTCAGGAAGGTGGACCAGTACAAGGACAAAGAGACCGGCACCTACTACGTGCTGGTCAAGATGGACCTGGAGCGCGCCAAGGAAATGCTCGGACAGTCCAAGGAGTTGAACAAGCAGGTCCGGGAATACGTCCGGCAAAACGCCGAGCGCCTGTTCGACAAGCTGGAAAAGGAAGAAGCCAAGCAGGCGCAGAAGTGA
- a CDS encoding type II toxin-antitoxin system VapC family toxin — protein MSMPFYYFDTSALVKRYSRERGTRTVNRLLAKRGMTAILGTVSIPEFYSALALKAQQGELTRDDWYSVLFKFEAESDRGLFHYIAPSARTFLTTKQMILDYPFLRSTQAVQLALVQELKPLRLTMVSSDRQILELCRPFGITPVNPEDD, from the coding sequence ATGAGCATGCCGTTCTACTATTTCGACACGTCGGCACTGGTCAAGCGGTACAGCCGGGAGCGCGGGACCAGGACGGTCAACCGGCTGCTGGCCAAGCGCGGCATGACCGCGATCCTCGGCACCGTCTCGATCCCGGAATTCTATTCGGCTCTGGCGCTCAAGGCGCAGCAGGGGGAGCTCACCAGGGACGACTGGTACTCGGTCCTGTTCAAGTTCGAGGCCGAGTCGGACCGGGGGCTCTTCCACTACATCGCCCCCTCGGCGCGCACGTTCCTGACGACCAAGCAGATGATCCTGGACTATCCGTTCCTGCGAAGCACCCAGGCCGTTCAACTGGCGCTGGTGCAGGAATTGAAACCGCTCCGGCTGACCATGGTGAGCTCGGACCGGCAGATTCTGGAGCTCTGCCGCCCCTTCGGGATCACACCCGTCAACCCCGAAGACGATTAG
- a CDS encoding HEAT repeat domain-containing protein, producing the protein MTRQEGWPHGERNRALRSCLSLALAGWLAAAGGWITPTAQADPPIEQRNQLKAVRTLLLSGEASTWLDLSTPPYNAFITVKMKLERAGFAVVSDPSQPHDARVILRYRESPGREYPRMQQGTTISCDLSLVHAAAGTLWTHRFEASTTWPTPVGSLYWDAVQNLEEDPYYYYMGDLIRGRLSVQQDAVAVFSETLKQPPLALPADGSGSPITGQVAANQRARVNAIGELGRLKDRRALETLWHLVDRDNRLEREAAVATIGAIGDPASLTRLAQLAESDSDPAVRAAAAAAVKHIGRPD; encoded by the coding sequence ATGACGCGACAGGAAGGCTGGCCTCACGGCGAACGGAACAGGGCGCTCCGTTCTTGCTTGAGCCTGGCCCTGGCCGGATGGCTCGCGGCGGCCGGAGGCTGGATCACCCCGACGGCGCAGGCCGATCCCCCCATCGAGCAGCGGAACCAGTTGAAAGCCGTTCGCACGCTCCTCCTGTCCGGCGAGGCCAGCACCTGGCTGGATCTCTCAACCCCTCCGTACAACGCCTTCATCACCGTCAAGATGAAGCTGGAGCGGGCCGGGTTTGCGGTCGTGTCCGACCCCAGCCAGCCGCACGACGCCCGCGTGATCCTTCGCTACCGGGAATCCCCCGGACGGGAATATCCGCGGATGCAGCAGGGCACGACGATCTCGTGCGACCTGTCGCTCGTTCATGCCGCGGCCGGAACCCTGTGGACCCACCGGTTCGAAGCGTCTACGACCTGGCCGACGCCCGTCGGGAGCCTCTATTGGGACGCCGTCCAGAACCTGGAGGAGGACCCCTACTACTATTATATGGGCGACCTGATCAGAGGCCGGCTGAGCGTCCAGCAGGACGCGGTCGCCGTGTTCAGCGAGACGCTGAAGCAGCCGCCCTTGGCCCTCCCGGCGGACGGCAGCGGCTCGCCGATCACCGGCCAGGTGGCCGCAAACCAGCGGGCGCGGGTCAATGCGATCGGGGAGCTCGGCCGTCTCAAGGACCGCCGGGCCCTGGAGACGCTCTGGCATCTGGTGGACCGGGACAACCGGCTGGAGCGAGAAGCGGCCGTGGCCACCATCGGCGCCATCGGGGATCCGGCCTCGCTCACCCGGCTCGCACAGTTGGCCGAGTCCGACTCGGATCCGGCTGTCCGCGCCGCAGCCGCCGCCGCTGTCAAGCACATCGGCCGGCCGGACTGA
- a CDS encoding caspase family protein produces the protein MKPLTRLAIVVLATLLQSLAAPGFAQLGRPEGLYYKSWGVVIGIDNYLVAPKLTWAVADAKAVAGALRQLGFEEVIEVYDKDAKSRNVKELLNNSLMRKVGRQDRVVIFFAGHADVTRDMNGKELGYLVPWDAQPTNASKALTLDDLKEFSRRAMAKHILFLLDVGIAGWEVTPPQQLSLEGRMSPEDETDKRAVQIFTAAGKGETPVQQDGLSVFVKAFVTGLKGAADGDKNGWVMASELGAYVKRQVEQATQGTQHPQFARLDGDGDAVLIEGKKSAYRAGPEPQTQEERAAAAKQEYEQAFSLLQQQKSAQEALERLDKAIGYDPSFGDAYVLKSYLLLEFQPNLDQALVAAELGIKYAPKNPDSFYTLGLVLQRKGRFADAEQALRKAIAVNPTYTDVFLTLGDLYAQDLKDQKKAVESYQRYLETGGTENRVREYLSRAGATQPAEKQ, from the coding sequence ATGAAGCCCCTGACACGACTGGCCATTGTGGTCTTGGCGACCCTGCTGCAGTCCCTCGCTGCCCCGGGATTCGCCCAACTCGGCAGGCCCGAGGGGCTCTACTACAAGTCCTGGGGCGTGGTCATCGGGATCGACAATTACTTGGTAGCCCCCAAGTTGACCTGGGCCGTCGCCGACGCCAAGGCCGTGGCCGGTGCCCTCCGGCAACTCGGCTTCGAGGAAGTCATCGAAGTCTACGACAAGGACGCCAAGTCCAGGAACGTCAAGGAACTGCTGAACAACTCCCTCATGCGCAAGGTCGGACGTCAAGATCGGGTCGTGATCTTCTTCGCCGGCCATGCAGACGTGACCCGGGACATGAACGGCAAGGAGCTGGGGTACCTGGTTCCCTGGGACGCGCAGCCCACGAACGCGTCCAAGGCCCTGACCCTGGACGACCTGAAGGAGTTTTCGCGCCGCGCGATGGCGAAACACATCCTCTTCCTGCTGGACGTCGGCATCGCCGGGTGGGAGGTCACCCCTCCGCAGCAGCTCTCTTTGGAGGGACGCATGTCCCCCGAGGACGAGACCGACAAGCGGGCCGTCCAGATCTTCACAGCCGCGGGCAAAGGGGAAACGCCGGTTCAGCAAGACGGGCTCAGCGTCTTCGTGAAGGCCTTCGTCACCGGACTGAAAGGGGCGGCGGACGGGGATAAGAACGGCTGGGTGATGGCCAGCGAACTGGGTGCCTACGTCAAGCGGCAGGTCGAGCAGGCGACCCAAGGCACGCAACATCCCCAATTCGCGCGGCTGGACGGCGACGGCGACGCGGTTCTGATCGAGGGGAAGAAAAGCGCGTATCGGGCCGGCCCCGAGCCCCAGACGCAGGAAGAGCGGGCCGCGGCGGCCAAACAGGAATACGAACAGGCCTTCTCGCTGCTCCAGCAGCAGAAGTCCGCGCAGGAGGCGCTGGAGCGACTGGACAAGGCCATCGGCTACGACCCGTCGTTCGGAGACGCCTACGTGCTCAAAAGCTACCTGCTCCTGGAGTTCCAGCCCAACCTGGATCAGGCGCTCGTGGCCGCCGAGCTGGGGATCAAATACGCGCCCAAGAATCCGGACTCCTTCTACACCCTCGGCCTGGTACTCCAGCGAAAAGGCCGGTTCGCCGATGCGGAGCAGGCGCTGCGGAAGGCCATCGCCGTCAACCCGACTTATACGGACGTGTTCCTCACGCTCGGAGACCTCTACGCCCAGGACCTCAAGGATCAGAAGAAAGCCGTGGAGAGCTACCAGCGGTACCTGGAGACCGGCGGCACGGAGAATCGCGTCCGCGAATATCTCAGCCGGGCCGGCGCCACCCAGCCGGCCGAGAAGCAGTAA
- a CDS encoding penicillin-binding protein activator LpoB — translation MIRLQRPAFRLHGKAVAAATCLAVLALAAFGCGSGVKVTRVDENLVTDFSGRWNDTDSRLVAEAMVRDALASPWLENYERSKGQQPVVIVGTVLNRSHEHINVQTFVTDLSRELTNSQKVVFVAGRGEREEIREERREQAIHSREDTQKAPGKELGADFMLKGAISSIPDESDGVKAVFYQVDLEMVDLETNVKAWFGQKKIKKVVERKRVGF, via the coding sequence GTGATCCGCCTTCAGCGTCCAGCGTTCCGCCTCCACGGAAAGGCCGTCGCCGCCGCGACGTGCCTGGCCGTCCTCGCGCTCGCGGCCTTCGGCTGCGGGAGCGGGGTCAAGGTCACCCGCGTGGACGAGAACCTGGTCACCGACTTCAGCGGGCGCTGGAACGACACGGACTCCCGGCTGGTGGCGGAGGCGATGGTCAGGGACGCCCTTGCGAGCCCCTGGCTGGAGAACTACGAGCGCAGCAAGGGACAACAGCCGGTCGTGATCGTCGGCACGGTCCTGAACCGGAGTCACGAGCACATCAACGTGCAGACCTTCGTCACCGACCTTTCCCGCGAGCTGACCAATTCCCAGAAGGTGGTGTTCGTCGCCGGGAGGGGCGAACGGGAGGAGATCCGGGAGGAGCGGCGCGAGCAGGCCATCCACTCCCGCGAAGACACGCAGAAGGCGCCGGGCAAGGAGCTCGGGGCGGACTTCATGCTGAAGGGGGCCATCTCCAGCATCCCGGACGAGTCGGACGGGGTCAAAGCGGTGTTCTACCAGGTGGATCTGGAAATGGTCGACCTTGAAACCAACGTGAAGGCCTGGTTCGGCCAGAAGAAGATCAAGAAAGTCGTCGAGCGGAAACGTGTTGGATTCTGA
- a CDS encoding thiamine pyrophosphate-dependent enzyme, producing MAAKQTIGSLVLDRLHAIGLKHIFGIPGDYVLTLYKLIEQSPIMHVGTTREDCAGYAADAYARVHGIGGACVTYCVGGLNIVNAIACAYAERSPVVLLTGSPGISERTRNPFLHHMVRDFGTQKEVFEQVTVAAVVLDDPLTAERELDRALAALARYKRPVYIEIPRDRVLQPIEGVASAAPKGDEGSDPDALAEAVAEVREMLSVADRPVVLVGAEVYRFGLQDDLTRLVERMNVPIASTLLGKSVIREDHPLSIGVYSGLIGRDEIIRFVEEADCLLILGSILSDVEDVKAHAKLLAKGRTVHATADAVTINHHRYDGVRFADFVKELAKTPMPSFPARPLPARDKVFAGQPEPGAPVTLRGLFGHLDGLLSDETLVIADVGEALFAAADLRVRQSAEFLSPAYYTSMGFAVPAALGAGFADPSRRPIVLVGDGAFQMTGTELATCLRYGQAPIVVVLNNRGYSTEREIMDGAFNDVLEWRYERICELIGGGVGHRITTHGDLVKALGEAMADRRRLHLLNVLLDPADRSPAMVRLAKRLAKRVATNKS from the coding sequence ATGGCAGCGAAACAGACGATCGGCTCCCTGGTCCTCGACCGGCTGCACGCGATCGGGCTCAAGCACATCTTCGGCATTCCCGGCGACTACGTCCTGACCCTGTACAAGCTGATCGAGCAGTCCCCGATCATGCACGTCGGCACCACGAGGGAAGACTGCGCGGGCTATGCCGCGGACGCCTACGCGCGGGTCCACGGGATCGGAGGCGCCTGCGTCACCTACTGCGTCGGCGGGCTGAACATCGTGAACGCCATCGCCTGCGCCTATGCGGAACGGTCGCCGGTCGTCCTGCTTACCGGCTCGCCGGGGATCTCCGAGCGCACCAGGAATCCGTTCCTCCACCACATGGTCCGCGACTTCGGGACTCAGAAGGAGGTGTTCGAACAGGTCACGGTCGCCGCCGTGGTCCTGGACGATCCGCTGACGGCCGAGCGGGAGCTCGACCGGGCCCTGGCCGCGCTGGCCCGGTACAAACGGCCTGTCTACATCGAGATCCCCCGCGACCGGGTCCTGCAGCCGATCGAGGGCGTCGCATCCGCCGCGCCCAAGGGAGACGAGGGCAGCGATCCCGACGCGCTGGCCGAGGCGGTGGCGGAGGTGCGCGAGATGCTCTCGGTGGCCGATCGCCCGGTCGTGCTGGTCGGCGCCGAGGTCTATCGGTTCGGCTTGCAGGACGACCTGACCCGGCTCGTCGAGCGGATGAACGTGCCGATCGCCTCCACCCTGCTGGGCAAGTCGGTCATTCGGGAAGACCACCCTCTCTCGATCGGGGTCTACAGCGGGTTGATCGGGCGGGACGAGATCATCCGGTTCGTGGAGGAGGCGGACTGTCTGCTGATCCTCGGGTCCATCCTGAGCGACGTCGAGGACGTCAAGGCTCACGCCAAGCTGCTGGCGAAGGGGCGCACGGTCCACGCGACGGCGGATGCGGTGACGATCAACCACCACCGGTACGACGGGGTCCGGTTCGCGGACTTCGTGAAGGAACTGGCGAAGACCCCGATGCCGTCCTTCCCCGCCCGGCCCCTGCCCGCCCGAGACAAGGTGTTCGCCGGACAACCGGAGCCGGGCGCTCCGGTCACGTTGCGCGGCCTGTTCGGCCACCTGGACGGGTTGCTGAGCGACGAGACCCTGGTCATCGCCGACGTGGGAGAGGCCCTGTTCGCCGCCGCCGATCTCCGGGTCCGCCAGAGCGCGGAATTTCTCTCTCCGGCCTATTACACCTCGATGGGCTTCGCGGTCCCGGCGGCGCTGGGCGCAGGCTTTGCCGATCCGTCCCGGCGCCCGATCGTGCTGGTCGGCGACGGGGCTTTTCAGATGACCGGCACGGAGCTCGCCACCTGTCTCCGCTACGGCCAGGCGCCGATCGTGGTCGTGCTGAACAACCGCGGTTATTCGACGGAGCGGGAGATTATGGACGGCGCGTTCAACGACGTGCTGGAGTGGCGCTACGAGCGGATCTGCGAGTTGATCGGCGGTGGGGTCGGCCACCGGATCACGACCCACGGCGACCTCGTCAAGGCCCTGGGCGAGGCGATGGCAGACCGGCGCCGCCTGCACCTGTTGAACGTCCTGCTGGACCCGGCCGACCGTTCCCCCGCCATGGTGCGCCTGGCCAAACGCCTGGCCAAGCGGGTGGCCACGAACAAATCGTAA
- a CDS encoding LPP20 family lipoprotein encodes MNRRRLGTLAACLAILVLACLGCSGSGWSRPPVWIEGASPSFPPDQYLVGVGQADSQPAAAERAYAAVARIFKAEVSAQSRDWESFLLFENRGTTSSQRRLTLDQLTRVSTDKVLENVRILDGWFDPKSGLHYALAGMNRTQAGAGLLERVTELDGKIETELQEARQSPDRLARLRNLRRAVKDLVVREAYNADLRVIRPSGRGEASPHRVAELTAELEQFLSANVAISVEVSGEQAEPVRRAVVEGLIREGLPVVAGPVGQDGGRADSKPVEFVARGTVRLWNVMVPDPRFRYVRWCSDFVVVEPGTQRIVGAVSRAGREGHLSEGEAKAKAVRVMQQELTSELARTLASYVYGDAESLPNPPPSACPGEGSISGNRGTGDRSS; translated from the coding sequence GTGAACAGGCGGCGGCTCGGAACCCTTGCCGCGTGCCTGGCCATCCTGGTCCTGGCCTGTCTCGGCTGCTCGGGAAGCGGATGGAGCCGGCCGCCGGTCTGGATCGAGGGCGCGAGCCCCTCGTTCCCTCCGGATCAGTATCTGGTCGGCGTCGGACAGGCAGACTCCCAGCCGGCCGCGGCCGAACGGGCGTACGCGGCGGTCGCCAGAATCTTCAAGGCGGAGGTCAGCGCCCAGTCCCGAGACTGGGAATCCTTCCTCCTGTTCGAGAACCGGGGAACCACGAGCAGCCAGCGCCGCCTGACCCTGGATCAGCTCACGCGCGTGTCGACCGACAAGGTGCTGGAGAACGTCAGGATTCTGGACGGGTGGTTCGATCCGAAGAGCGGCCTGCACTATGCGCTGGCCGGGATGAACCGCACCCAGGCCGGAGCGGGGCTCCTGGAGCGGGTCACGGAACTGGACGGAAAGATCGAGACCGAGTTGCAGGAGGCCCGGCAATCGCCGGACAGGCTGGCTCGGCTCCGGAATCTCCGGCGGGCGGTGAAGGACCTCGTCGTGCGCGAAGCCTACAATGCGGACCTGCGGGTGATCAGACCGAGCGGGCGAGGGGAGGCTTCCCCCCACCGGGTGGCCGAGCTGACCGCCGAGCTGGAGCAGTTCCTCTCGGCCAACGTCGCGATCAGCGTCGAGGTCAGCGGAGAGCAGGCGGAGCCGGTCCGCCGCGCCGTCGTGGAAGGGCTGATCCGCGAAGGCCTGCCCGTCGTCGCCGGACCGGTCGGCCAGGACGGAGGACGCGCCGACTCCAAGCCGGTCGAGTTCGTCGCCAGGGGAACGGTGCGCCTCTGGAACGTCATGGTCCCGGACCCTCGGTTCCGCTACGTCCGCTGGTGCAGCGATTTCGTCGTCGTGGAACCGGGCACGCAGCGGATCGTCGGCGCGGTGTCGCGGGCCGGCCGGGAGGGGCACCTCAGCGAAGGAGAAGCAAAGGCCAAGGCGGTCCGCGTCATGCAGCAGGAGCTGACCTCGGAGCTGGCCAGGACCCTCGCCAGCTACGTCTACGGCGACGCGGAATCGCTGCCCAATCCACCCCCGTCCGCCTGCCCGGGGGAGGGGAGCATCAGCGGCAATCGGGGAACGGGCGACAGATCATCATGA
- a CDS encoding HEAT repeat domain-containing protein → MLRLLGFLLLLVLCLIPAEISARREVLTPEQKARLERITLVLVEVLAITDQGPVDPGPLTDEVVRRLREVGYTVLTDPAQPHDAVFKVKCEQRKVWEGTSASGGDADVPDSPSRVWKGPACQFTYLLDGRKSGWRKEVRTDFADAIKAASEAKAGDPGAYALAKLKERLEQYDFPIRVAAEWGQEDRLLKLLDAPGVTSARKVEVIALLGDLFEVKAVPRLVAELKGADLAAARAAALALGSIGHKDGIPALIEALKSGKPELQIAAARGLGLLGGLHGDFAIIPPLLEALKTDDLAVKTEIVWALGKLPDKRAYEPLLALQRSLRNVRTSDRSSQEGRLWDAVSYSLKQIDTSDQMN, encoded by the coding sequence ATGCTGCGATTGCTCGGCTTCTTACTCTTGCTGGTGCTTTGTCTGATTCCCGCCGAGATCTCGGCGCGCCGGGAGGTGCTGACGCCGGAGCAGAAGGCGCGCTTGGAGAGGATTACTCTGGTGCTGGTGGAGGTGCTGGCCATCACGGATCAGGGTCCGGTTGATCCGGGGCCGCTGACCGACGAGGTGGTGCGGCGCCTCCGGGAGGTCGGGTACACGGTCTTGACCGATCCGGCCCAGCCGCACGACGCTGTCTTCAAGGTGAAGTGCGAGCAGCGGAAGGTCTGGGAAGGGACCAGCGCGTCCGGAGGCGACGCGGACGTTCCGGACTCCCCGTCCCGCGTCTGGAAAGGCCCGGCCTGTCAGTTCACGTACCTCCTCGACGGAAGGAAATCCGGCTGGCGGAAGGAAGTGCGGACGGACTTCGCGGACGCGATCAAGGCGGCGTCGGAGGCCAAGGCGGGCGATCCGGGAGCCTATGCGCTGGCGAAGCTGAAGGAGCGGCTGGAGCAGTATGACTTTCCCATCCGCGTGGCGGCCGAGTGGGGACAGGAAGACCGCTTGCTGAAGCTGCTCGACGCACCGGGCGTCACGTCGGCGCGGAAGGTGGAGGTGATTGCCCTGCTGGGCGACCTGTTCGAGGTCAAGGCCGTTCCCCGCCTGGTCGCCGAACTCAAGGGGGCCGATCTCGCCGCTGCCAGGGCCGCGGCCCTGGCCTTGGGAAGCATCGGCCACAAGGACGGGATCCCCGCACTGATCGAGGCGCTCAAGAGCGGCAAGCCGGAGCTCCAGATCGCCGCCGCCCGCGGGCTCGGCCTGCTGGGAGGGTTGCACGGGGATTTTGCGATCATCCCTCCGCTGCTCGAGGCCTTGAAGACCGACGACCTTGCGGTCAAGACCGAAATCGTCTGGGCCTTGGGCAAGCTCCCGGACAAGCGCGCCTACGAACCGCTGCTGGCGTTGCAGCGGTCGCTGCGCAACGTCCGTACGAGCGACCGCAGCTCCCAGGAGGGCAGGCTCTGGGACGCGGTCAGCTATAGTCTCAAGCAGATCGACACCTCCGATCAGATGAATTAG
- the acs gene encoding acetate--CoA ligase, giving the protein MENKAVEQVDSLLRVDRIIHPPAALKATAHVTDYESEYRRSIADPEVFWDGVAKELEWFTPWRRVLEWNYPWAKWFVGATCNISYNCLDRHVKGWRKNKVAVIWVGEQGEERVFTYGELYRQVNRCANALKALGLGKGDRVTIYLPKIPEQIVAMLACARIGAIHSVVYSGFSAPALESRIQDAESRVVITADVGYDRGKTINLKSVVDQAVSNCGSVETVVVVRRQKPGIPLSAPKEIDWDAWLEGEKAVCDAEPLDSETPLYILYTSGTTGKPKGVVHVHGGYMVGTYITTKYVFDLKEEDVYFCVADPGWVTGHSYIVYGPLLNGATILTAEGKPDYPNPGRWWSLIEQYGVSIFYTTPTAIRLLMKYGEEWPKKYDLASLRVLGSVGEPINPEAWEWFHRVTGGTRPIMDTWWQTETGMILVTPLPTVPLKPGSATRPFLGVEADVVDRQGNPLPANAGGFAVIKKPWPSMMRTIYKDPDRYKVYWNTIPNCYTAGDVCRKDEHGYFWFMGRADDVIKVAGNRIGTAEVESALVSHFAVAEAAVIGKPHKTAGEAIKAFVILKQGHQESHDLIQALKDHVRKELGKIAVPQEIEVVSSLPKTRSGKIMRRVLKAKELGQDPGDISTIEE; this is encoded by the coding sequence ATGGAAAACAAGGCGGTCGAGCAGGTTGACAGTCTGCTGCGGGTGGACCGGATCATCCACCCGCCCGCGGCGCTGAAAGCGACGGCCCACGTCACGGATTACGAGTCCGAGTACCGCCGGTCGATCGCCGATCCCGAGGTCTTCTGGGACGGGGTCGCCAAGGAGCTCGAGTGGTTCACGCCGTGGCGGCGGGTTCTCGAGTGGAATTATCCCTGGGCCAAGTGGTTCGTCGGCGCCACCTGCAACATCTCCTACAACTGCCTGGACCGGCACGTGAAGGGCTGGCGCAAGAACAAGGTGGCAGTCATTTGGGTCGGCGAACAGGGAGAAGAGCGGGTCTTCACCTACGGCGAACTGTACCGGCAGGTGAACCGCTGCGCCAACGCCCTCAAGGCGCTCGGCCTCGGCAAGGGCGACCGGGTCACGATCTATCTTCCCAAGATCCCCGAGCAGATCGTCGCCATGCTGGCCTGCGCCAGGATCGGGGCGATCCACAGCGTCGTCTACTCGGGGTTCAGCGCCCCGGCCCTGGAAAGCCGGATTCAGGACGCCGAGTCACGGGTCGTCATCACGGCGGACGTGGGCTACGACCGGGGGAAGACCATCAACCTCAAGAGCGTCGTGGACCAGGCCGTGTCGAACTGCGGCAGCGTCGAGACCGTGGTGGTGGTGCGGCGCCAGAAGCCGGGCATCCCGCTCTCGGCGCCCAAGGAGATCGACTGGGACGCCTGGCTCGAAGGCGAGAAGGCGGTCTGCGATGCGGAGCCGCTGGACTCCGAGACTCCCCTGTACATCCTGTACACCTCCGGGACCACCGGCAAGCCCAAAGGCGTCGTGCACGTGCACGGCGGCTACATGGTCGGCACGTACATCACGACCAAGTACGTCTTCGATCTGAAGGAGGAGGACGTTTACTTCTGCGTGGCCGATCCGGGCTGGGTCACGGGGCACAGCTACATCGTCTACGGCCCGCTCCTGAACGGAGCCACGATCCTCACCGCGGAGGGGAAGCCGGACTATCCGAATCCAGGACGCTGGTGGTCGCTGATCGAACAGTACGGGGTCTCGATCTTCTACACGACCCCCACGGCGATCCGGTTGCTCATGAAGTACGGGGAGGAGTGGCCCAAGAAATACGACCTCGCGTCGCTGCGCGTGCTCGGGAGCGTGGGAGAGCCCATCAACCCGGAGGCCTGGGAGTGGTTCCACCGGGTGACCGGGGGGACCAGGCCGATCATGGATACCTGGTGGCAGACCGAGACCGGCATGATCCTCGTCACGCCCCTTCCCACCGTGCCGCTCAAGCCCGGATCCGCCACGCGCCCCTTCCTGGGCGTCGAGGCGGACGTGGTGGACCGTCAGGGGAACCCGCTGCCGGCCAACGCCGGCGGGTTCGCGGTGATCAAGAAGCCCTGGCCGTCCATGATGCGCACGATCTACAAGGACCCGGACCGCTACAAGGTGTACTGGAACACGATCCCCAACTGCTACACGGCCGGCGACGTCTGCCGCAAGGACGAGCACGGGTACTTCTGGTTCATGGGCCGCGCCGACGACGTGATCAAAGTGGCCGGCAACCGCATCGGCACCGCCGAGGTGGAGAGCGCGCTGGTCAGTCACTTCGCGGTCGCCGAGGCGGCGGTGATCGGCAAGCCCCACAAGACGGCTGGTGAGGCCATCAAAGCCTTCGTGATTCTCAAGCAGGGGCACCAGGAGAGCCACGACCTGATCCAGGCTCTCAAGGACCACGTGCGCAAGGAACTGGGCAAAATCGCGGTACCGCAGGAGATCGAGGTCGTTTCGTCGCTCCCCAAGACCCGCTCCGGCAAGATCATGCGCCGGGTCTTGAAGGCCAAGGAGTTGGGACAGGATCCAGGCGACATCTCAACGATCGAAGAGTGA